Within the Candidatus Eremiobacteraceae bacterium genome, the region ACCCGACCGCTCAAGCCCGGCCCGCAAGTCGCGCAAAGCGCGCCGCCGGCGTTGCGTCCTGCGGTTTCCGGGACCGGCCCGCTTGCGCCGCCGCACCCGCCGCGCGTCGCGATCATCATCGATGACTGCGGCAACAACTTGCCCAAAGACGAACAGTTCCTACCGTTCTCCGTTCCGCTGACGCTCGCGATCCTGCCGCTCACGCAGCACGGGCGCGAGTTCGCGCAAGAAGCGCAGGCCGCAGGCAAACCCATCATGCTGCACTTGCCGATGCAGCCTCTCTCATCGGATTACAACCCCGGACCGGGCGCGATCACGACGTCGATGACCGATCAGCAGATCATGACGCAGGTGGAGCTAGATCTGGAGTCGCTCCCGCCCGTGCCGGGCGGCAACAATCACATGGGCAGCCGGGGCACGAGCGATCCCCGCGTCATGCATGACGTGCTGGCGGTTTTCAAATCGAAGGGGCTGTTCTTCATCGACTCGGAGACGACCAACGCTAGCCTTGGCGCGCAGATGGCGCGCGAGGCCGGCGTTCAAACCGCCGCGCGCGACGTGTTCTTGGATAACGACGTGAATGAAAAGGCGATCGAAGCGCAGCTGCTCGCCACCGAAAAAGTGGCGCTCGAACGCGGTCAAGCCATCGCGATCGGCC harbors:
- a CDS encoding divergent polysaccharide deacetylase family protein: MLVGLIVAASWWGIVALKRQIAGYYGGGSHAHQAKQRTSQGTRPLKPGPQVAQSAPPALRPAVSGTGPLAPPHPPRVAIIIDDCGNNLPKDEQFLPFSVPLTLAILPLTQHGREFAQEAQAAGKPIMLHLPMQPLSSDYNPGPGAITTSMTDQQIMTQVELDLESLPPVPGGNNHMGSRGTSDPRVMHDVLAVFKSKGLFFIDSETTNASLGAQMAREAGVQTAARDVFLDNDVNEKAIEAQLLATEKVALERGQAIAIGHPFPETAQALSVMIPQMQAAGIEFVAAETLVK